CGATTCATCCGGATGCCCCCGGACAACTGGTCATGGCCTACGCAATGATCGAGGATCTGGGGCTTCGTAAAGGATTGAGCAGCATTCGCGTCATGAACTTACCGAATGGAAAACTGCGAGTGGCCGGAACGGGCGGCAAAGCCAGTAATGCGGTCGCTACGGACGCCGGTGTGGAGTTTGACTGGCTGGCTGACGGGCTTCCATGGGTTGTTCCCGCCGAAGCCCAGCTGGGGGCCGATCTTACGAAACTTGGACATCGAGCGAGTCGAGAAGCGCTCATCGTTCCTCTGCTGCCAGCTGGAAACTACGAACTCAGCATCGACGGAACAGTCGTTGGCCAGTACTCACAGGCCCAGCTGGCCGGTGGGATTGAACTTCAGGGGAACAGCAAGACACCCCAGTACCAGCAGGCGATGAACGTGGCGATGCTGAACAAGACCCGAAACGAAGGTCCCGTTCGAGAACTCCGGGATGCCTGGCGAAGTTTCCAGACGTGGGCACGACAATCACGAGAACTGTCTAAGCAGCCTGGTAATGAACAAATGGCGAAGCAGGTCGCTGCCAGCAGGGAGAAAGTGGACGGTCTGGAGGCGGCCATTGTCGCAGCAGAAGCGGCGTCCGCAGAAATCGAAGCGAAGATCTACGAAGCGAATCAGCCTGTCTCGCGGCACTACAAACTCACGCGCGTCACGCCTGCAAAAAAATGACAGTCTTCATGTGCTGAAGATTCATTTTCAGGTCAGTACGATGCCTCATGCCTCTCGCGAAACGCACAGCGTTTTTCGGGCCCCTCGCATGATTCTCTGCGAGGGGCTTATCGTTTGCTGTTTGTTGGAGTGTGTTTTCCACGGGGGACTAAGGAACTGGGTGAACCTTCCATGCTGAATTCTTCGGAGTCGAATTCATTGCCGTCTGAAAGCGACGGGAAGGCTACCGCGAAGATTCGCGCGAACACCGGGCGATTGAAGATTCCGTTATTGATCTTTGTCGTTACCGCTATCGTCAGTGGCATCTGGTTTCTGGGAGAGGAACTAACCCTGAAGAAGCTGGCGTCGCGTGAAGCGGAGTTTCGACAGTTTCAGGCCAATCATCCGGCTTTGGTTTTTGTGGCGGCATTTTCTGTCTACGCAACAGTGGCCGGGCTGTCTCTGCCCGTCACGTCGGCAATGACATTGTTTTTTGCGTGGCTGTTCGGGTTTTGGCCCGGCATGCTGGTTGTCAGTTTCGGATCCACGGCCGGTGCAACGATTGCCTTTCTGCTCAGCCGTTACCTGCTTCGGGATGCTGTTTCCCGGCGTTTCGGTGATCGGCTGAAAGCTTTCAACGAATCGCTCAAAAAAGAGGGCCCGTTTTATCTGTTCACTTTGCGACTGATTCCGGCGGTTCCCTTTTTCGTAATCAATGCTGTTATGGGGCTGACATCGCTGCGAGCTCGCACGTTTTGGTGGGTCAGTCAGTTGGGGATGCTTCCGGGGACGGCCGTTTATGTATATGCCGGAGCCAGCGTTCCGGCGCTGCAAACTCTGGCTGATCAGGGTCTAAGAGCAATCTTCACACCCCGCCAGTTGACACAAATCCTGATGGCATTGGTCCTTCTGGGGACATCTCCCCTTCTTGTTCGACTCCTGATCCGCAGATTTTCACGGCCCGCCGTTCGGCCGTAAGAACTAAGTTTCGTATTTCCGTAATGGTTTCAGAACTTCGAAAGCCACCGTCGTGACATCGCCCGCCTCTTTGTTGCCTCGCGACGAATTTGACCTGCAGCTGGAAGCGAATGTGCGTCCCCGTGACTGGAAGAACCCAGTACCTTCGGGGCGTTATCATCTTGTGGTTATCGGCGCAGGGACGGCGGGACTGGTGACGGCTGCCGGAGCGGCAGGGTTGGGGGCCAGGGTTGCGTTGATCGAACGCGGACTGATGGGTGGTGACTGTCTGAATTCAGGCTGTGTGCCGTCGAAAGCAATCCTGAGTGCGGCGCGAGCTGCTGCCTCAGTCCGCAGGGCCGGTGAATTCGGAATTGACGTTCCGAAAGATGTTCCTGTCGATTTTGTGTCCACCATGCAGCGAATGCGACGGTTGCGGGCCGGAATCAGTCCCCATGATTCGGCTCAGCGTTTTCGCGATCTGGGGGTCGATGTGTTCTTCGGGGACGCTCGATTCGTCAGCTCAGACACGGTTGAGGTTGACGGTACTCATCTGAATTACAAGCGAGCCGTGATTGCCACCGGTGGCCGGGCCGCGATACCGCCCATTCCCGGTCTGGAGACCACCCGGTATCTGACGAACGAAACCCTGTTTTCACTGACGGAACTGCCACACCGTCTGGGAGTCATTGGTGCCGGGCCCATCGGTTGCGAGATGGCTCAGGCCTTTGCCCGCCTTGGTTCCGATGTCATTCTTGTGCACGCGGAACATGGGATTATGCCGCGTGAAGATCGTGACGCGACCCGCATTTTGCAGGCGTCGATGGGACGAGATGGAATCCGACTGGCTGGTTGCGGAAAGGATCTGCGAATCCGCAATGAAAACGGACCAGTCCTGAGCGTCGATTCGGTTCACACAAGATACGCACATTCGGTGGATGAATTGCTGATCTCTGCAGGACGAATACCGAATATCGAAAACCTGAATCTGGATGCCGTTGGTGTCGAGCATCACCAGAAAGGAGTGGTCGTTAACGACCGAATGCAGACAACGAACCCGATGATTTACGCGGCGGGCGACGTATGTTCGTCGTATCAATTCACCCATGCCGCCGACTTTATGGCTCGGATTGTTATTCAGAACGCATTGTTCAGGGGGCGGAAGAAATTGTCATCGCTGGTCATCCCATGGTGCACTTACACCAGCCCCGAAATTGCTCATGTCGGATTATCTGAACTTCAGGCTAAAGAACAGAATGTTGAAATCGATGTCTACATTCAGAAGTTCAGCGATGTCGATCGAGCTGTTCTGGACGGCGAAGACGAGGGCTTTGTGAAAGTACTTGCAAGAAAAGGAACAGATCAGATCGTTGGGGCTACGATTGTTGCTTCGCACGCCGGCGACATGATTTCCGAGATCACGCTCGCAATGACTCACGGCCTTGGGCTGGCAAAAATCGGCAACACGATCCACCCCTACCCCACGCAGGCCGATGCTATTCGCAAACTTGGCGACCAGTACAGCCGAACTCGCCTGACTCCCTTTGTCAAATTGCTCTTTCGGAAATGGCTCAGCTGGACGCGCTGAGCAAGTGTCCGAAGGATCACAGACCATTGCACGCTTTGGATCATTGAACGGCTGATTCTGCAAATCTTCCCATAGTCCGTTTCGCGGCCGCTTTCAGTCACCAGCGGTTGTTGTGATCGGATGCTGTTGTGCCAGGCTGTTATTGTGCCTGCAAGTGGGAAGCGTGCTGACTCTATTTGAGTCGTGGTAATTGTTTGAATAAACGTTAGGTCGTGGAACGGGATTCAATGTCAGGGAGCAACTGTTACCACCGCGCGACGGTAGCTGGAAAGAGCCGGAATCCCGTTGTCGATCACTTCCATGACGATGTGGATGGTTTGCATGCTGTCCACGGACGGCGCCATGAAACTGGTTTGCGTTCCATTGTCTGAACTCAGGATCACCTGACCGCGAAATGAGCCTGGTTCCGGGTAAACATACCAGTGGACAGAGATCGAATTTCCATCCGGGTCAATTGAGCCGGCGGCAGAAAACGTAACCCTTTCACCAGTCTTTGCGTGTAATTGAAGAATACGTTTCGACTGATCGGTATTGAGCGTCGCCATCGGGGCATGGTTTGCCTTTGTGAATGAATCTGCGACACACCAGTCCATGCGAGCGGCAAAGTCATTCTGCAAAGCGGCAGCCCAGCGCAGGACGGTGTTGTCTCGGTTGGTGGTACCATTCCATTTATCGGTCTGGTTGGCCCAGTAATAGTCTTTCCCCGGAAATCCTTCGTTGTGCCCGTAGCGACCGCCCCAGCTTCCCCACGTCGGTTCCAGCGGATCATTCATTCCCGTTGGCAGCAGATACAGGAACATCATGGTGTCTCCCTCCTTCTGCCTGAGTCCGGTATTAACCGGATAGAGTTGGCCCAGTGGCCCATGGTCCTGACGCACATCGCGTTCGATATCGAAGCCACCGGCTGTGGCAGTCAGAGCTGAAAAACGATGGTACCACCGTTTGCCATCGCGGGGCGGGTGAGACGCGTTGAGCCAGAAGGGAAACGGCGGTGCAACATTCGTCGTATGTTCACCGAACTTATCTGCAGAACTAAGTCTGAGTCGGCTCTTGAATTTTTCATAGCCATCGCGGCCACGTTCACGGAGCACACGATCCAGGGCCCGCTTCAGGCAACTTTCCGCCGCTCCGTTATCGGTGCCCCAGTTACTAAACCAGACGGGTTCCGGGTCATCTGCATCGACAGCCCGGATAATCAGCTGCACGCCATGGTCCACGTCGTCATACCCGGCAACGGTTCGACTCAGCAGCAGATCCGGTTCGGGGAATCCATCGTCGTGGCGCAAAAGGTTTGGATAGCATTTTCCGTACGCATTGATGTGGGCACGGACAATGCCGAGGCCATCACGTACAGGATTCCTGTTTTCACCTTCTCTCGCCTTAGGACGATTCGCAATGATGCCTTCGATGTTGAATTGATTGGCGTAGAGCAGCAGTCGGACAAGTGACTGTTCGTCATCCGGATCGCCTCCCGCATCTGTTTCGACGATCAGTCGAAGCCGAGGTTCGGTGGCATCGGCTACGCTGCCTGACAACTGTGTTGCGGCCACCGGGATCAGAAGAAAGCAGACAGAGATGAACAGCAGACGCAATCGATCAAAACGCATGGGATTTCATCCTGACTGTCTTCAAACAAGAATCTCTTTCACGACATGCCCGTGCACATTTGTCAGGCGGCGTTGAATTCCGTTGTGATAGAATGTCAATCGCTCGTGATCAATGCCAAGAAGATGCAGCACAGTGGCGTGCAGGTCGTAAGTCGTGACAGGGTTTTCGATGGCCGTGTAGCCGATTTCATCCGTCGCGCCGAAAGCGAATCCGGGTTTCAGTCCACCACCGGCAAGCACGTTTGTGAATCCTTCGGGATGATGATCCCGTCCTTTGCTAAGGGTACCTTTGGCCGCCTGAGCGTACGGTGTGCGACCGAACTCGGTCGTGATCATGACGATCGTGGAATCCAGCAGGTTGCGTTGACGCAGATCTCGAATCAGTCCGGCAACGGGACGATCAATCCGCAGGGCTTCTCCGGTGTGGCTCTTGTAACCGTTTCCAGTGATATCGCCGTGAGCATCCCACGAAACGCCATCGCCGGTCCACAACTGCACGGTTCGTACACCACGTTCGATCAAGCGTCTGGCTGCCAGGCAATTGCGGGCGGTATCACGGCACTCTTTACGGTCAAGTCCGTAGAGTTTTCGGATATGCTTCGGTTCGCTACTGAAGTCCATGGCTTCGGGGATTTCTGCCTGCATTCTGGCTGCCAGTTCGTAGCTGCGAATACGAGCGGTCAGCAGATCCTGATGGACGTGCTGTTCCAGGTGCCGGGTGTTTAGCTGAGCCAGCAACTCCAGTCGCTCGCGCTGTGCGTCGGCGTCCAGTCCACTGGCTGGCTGGAGATCGAGAATTGGGGGACCACCTCTGGTATTGAACGGAACTCCCTGGTGCTCGGCGGGCAGAAAGCCACTGCTCCAGTTGAATGAACCGCCAGCCGCATTAGGAATGCCTCGGACATCCGGCAACACGACAAAACTCGGCAGGTTGTCGCTCAGATTACCCAGCCCATAGGATAGCCATGAGCCCATCGCCGGGAATCCCATTTGTCGAAAGCCAGTGTTGGCCTGAAAGATACCCGGAATATGGTTCGCCGTTTCCGCGACCATGGAATTGATGACAGTCAGCTCATCGGCAACCTCGTTCAGTTGCGGAAACAGTTCTGACATCCACAAGCCGCTTTCGCCCCGCTGCCTGAAGGGGTAATGCGACTTGTGAAGTCGGCCCGCTTTACCCATGAACGGGTCTGCTGTGCCGAATTCCCTGGGCAGCTCTTTGTTATGATACTTTTCGAGGTTTGGCTTGTAGTCGAACGAATCGACCTGACTCAAACCGCCCCCCAGGAAGATATGAATGACATGTTTTGCCTTTGCCGGATGGTGCAACCCTTTCGTGCCAGGCGAATCGCCCTGTACCGTTCCGTCTCGCACGAACAAATCGACCGCCGCGATGCGTGCGACGCCGAGGGAAGCATGGGACAGAAAGTTTCTGCGCGTTGAATCAGCCGAGGCCATATTGGGTTCACTCCACAAACAGAAACTCATTGGTATTCAGCAACACCAGACCTAGTTGGTCCAGGCCGCGTTTCTCGGCGAAATCCCCGGACAGTTCCAATTCCATAGGCTGAGGTGTTCTGCCGAAGGTCCTTCGATACATTCGAACGACCTGTTGTTCGAGCCTTCCGCCTGCTTCGCGCTGAGTCTGTTTTGCCAGTTCCGCTGCACACTGTTCCACAAATCGGCTGTTCAGCAGCGACAGCGACTGCACCGGCGTAATCGTCTGCGGTCGCCGTGGAAGCATGACGGACGGATCGGGGCAGTCGAGCGATTCCAGCAGGGGATTGTTGCCGCTCCTCGCCCAGAGTCGGTAAATCGTTCGTCGATTGACCTCCTCATTGAATTCACCTGTCGGATCGGTGAATTCGTGGTTGTTGCCAAGCTTTACTGCCACATCTCGAAAGCCTGGACCGCCCTGTTTGCGATTCAGCGCGCCGCTGACCGCCAGCATGGCATCGCGCGTCGACTCCCCATCAAGTCGCCGTGCGTTGGCTCGCCACAACAGCCGATTGTCGGCGTCTGTTTCCTGAGCCGCCGGATTGCGCACATTGGATGCCTGTCGCCATGTGGCCGATGTAACGATCAGACGGTGAAGAGGTTTGATCTTCCAGCCTTCGGAAACAAACTTCTGTGCCAGCCAGTCAAGCAGTTCCGGATGGGAGGGGCGTCCGCCGGCAAAGCCGAAATCACTGGGCGTGTCGACGATGCCCTGACCGAAATGATAATGCCACAGCCGATTCACCAGCACGCGCGAAGTCAGTGGGTTGCGTGCGTCGGTGACCCACGTGGCCAGTTTCGTCCGACGATCGGCTTCCGGTGCATCAGGGCTCAGGCCAAATTCTGCTGGTAAGCCGGCACGTGAAAGCGAATCCAAACCGGCGGGCGAAACCACATCGCCCGGATTCCGATAGTCTCCTCGAGCCAGCACATGAAACACGGGCGGCTGAACCGGAATGATCACATGGGCCACGCCATCAAACGGCACAGCAGGCTCCGCCATTTCCAGACGCTGAAGCTCCTGACGCAGTTGTTGAAACCGTGAACGCTCGCCGGCCGATGCGCGGACGAACAATTCTTCCAGTGATTCGCCTGCACGAACGTCACGAGATCCTGATGCAAAGTTGCGAGCGACCTGGTTTGCCGGCAACGCTTTGTTGTACAGCCCGATGAAATGCAGTTTTCCTTCCCAACGGCGATTGCCCGTTAACTCATCGCCGAGCGCCAGTTGAAAAGTATCGTCCCAGTTGGAAAGGTCACCACCAAACTGTCGTTCGGCAACGTGTTTCCCATCGACGTAGCAACTCACATTTCCGGACAAGTCAAATGTATACACAACGTGAGTCTTCTGTGTCGTCACTGTCCCGTTGGGAGTGGTCAGCGAAGGCAGGCCGTTCTGATCTGTTTTTGTGGTGCGGAATCGCAGATCAAAACGATTGCCATCCTGACCAAAAGTAAAGTTTCGCCGGGCAGAATCTTTCGACAGGGTTACGATTCTCGCCGGGCCGCTTTGTTTGTCCTTTGCCGGAGTGAGCCACACTTCGATTGAAAACTCGTTTGTTGTCTTTGCCGCTGTGACTAATCGGGTGGCTGGTCCCGTTGAGGCAAACGCATGCTGGCCGCCACTGACAAGATTGAGCGGCGGATCCACGCGGCTTTGATCGGGCAGTGACTGTCCGATCGTTTCGTCCGGCAGGTACAGAATCTGTAGCCCTTCGATCGGATTCCCTGCGCCGGAATCTCCGTACTTATCACGTACGAGCTTTTCGTGGATTGTAAGTTCACGGCGGAGGGTGTCGCGTCTGTTTGTCCATAGGCGATAGGCTTCACTGTCTGGTCGCGCGGTGATGCCCTGTCGCTCTTTTTCCTGTTGTGTAACACCGCCCAGTGCCGCGGCCAGTTGGTAATATTCACGCTGCGAAATGGGATCAAACTTATGATCATGGCAGCGAGCGCAATTGGTGGTCAGGCCAAGGAAAGACTGTCCAAACGCCGCAACCAGATCTTCCAGGTCATCCTGTCGCACGGCCTTTCGCATTTCGGGCGAACCTTCGTTGTGCCCAACCTGATCCCAGGTGCCACAGACTAGAAAACCCGTCGCCAGCAGCGCGTCAAGATCATCAGGATACAGCACATCGCCCGCAATTTGTTGACGCACAAACTCGTCGTATGGCAAATCGTTATTCAAGGCATTGATGACCCAGTCGCGATACCGCCATGCGTTTTCGCGAATACGATTCCGTTCAAAGCCCTGACTCTCACCGAAGCGAATCACGTCTAGCCAGTGCCTGGCCCAGCGTTCACCGTAGTGAGGTGACTGCAGTAATCGATCCACCACTGCTGTGTATGCTTCGGGATGATCTCCAAAGGTCGCCAGGTCAATTTCAATATCGAAGAGCTCCTCCTTCAGTTTGCCGTTTTCCTCCTTCAGCAGCGGAGGCAAACCAATCAGGTCAAAATATAATCGCCGCAGCAATGTTCGACCGTCAGCCTGTTCCGAGGGGGCAAGCTGTTTTGATTCCAGTTTTGCAAGCACGAATCGGTCCAGCTCATTTCGGGGCCAGCTGGCATCGCTCACGTTTGGCACGGCTGGACTTGTAACTGGCTGCAGCGACCACCAGTCATAGCCACCACGATCCTGGGTCGAGAAACGAAACGGATCGATTGGATCAGATCCCCACCTGGCCCCGTCTGCGATCCATTTTCTCAACAGCTCTTTTTCGCTGCTCGGCAAGTGTTCCTTTGGCGGCATCTCGTCAGCATCAATCCGCTGCCAAAGCAGGCTGCCCTGCGGATTGCCCGGAAGAATTGCCGCTCCGCTTTCACCACCGGCCATCGCATCGGCAGAACGCGACAGATTCAGCCCACCTTCGTTCGTTGAGCTATTGTGACAATTCAGGCATCGCCGAACGAGCAGTGGGGCAACCTCATTGTCAAAATGCCCCCCAGGCTCGCCGCCAATCGCGGTTTCTGTATGAAGCAGCAATACAACGATGCAAAAGAATAATCTCGAAATGAACGCCACACATGATGCGAGGTGAGGTTCCGACTGTTGGTCATCGTGAATGGCATGCCGTAAACGTTCACTCCCTGTTCTCGGGGCGTTCCAAATTCCGGTTGTGATGGTAGTCGTCACCATGTGATGCCCTGATCGGTGCAACGAAAGATTATGTAAAGGCCTGATAAGCGGAATTCGTTCCGGACAATTTATGAGCGATGCTCGAATCGCATGTTGGGAGACAGAGAAGTCGGTGTCTCCGTAAAATGAAGGACTCCCGTCACCATTGTTCAGAAAAGAAGGCCGTTTTGCACGGCTCCGTTCCATCATGGAGTGCGGAATCGCGACTTTGATTTGCGTGTCCGGATCTGTTTTCGACTGACACAAGACAGTGGATCTGGAAATGACGTCCCGGAAAATGGCTGCGTTTACTGAAGCGTCAACAGCGCACCCTGACAGCTGGAACCAGCTCCTGCAGTGCAGCCGTAACAGTGCCGACCCACCGAAATGGGTTGGTCTGACAGCAGGTTGGCTTTGTATTCACGGATATGCATTCCTGATGCTGTCGATATCGGGAGATCAAGCATCTGATTGAAGTCGCAATCGAAGAGATATCCCTGCCAGTCTACTGAAAGTGTTGTGCGACACATCAGTTCCTCCAAAGCGTCGGGGTTGAAGGAATTGACCAGTAACTGCATGTAGTGCTCATAACGCCCGCTGGTCAGCAGGTCATCCAGGAAGCGGCTGATTGGCATATTTGTAATGGCATACAGATGATTGAATCTGATGTCGTAACGATCTTTCAATTGTTGCCGGTAACTTTGTTCAAGCTTCCTCTGGTCTGGCGGCAGAATCGCGCCGACGGGATTATAGACAAGTGACAGTGTCAGGTTCCCTGGATCTGCTGCGTAGCCCATACGATTCAGAATCTGAAGAGCCTGAACAGATTTCTGAAAGACTCCTTCACCACGCTGCGTATCGCAGTTTTCCTCCAGGTAACAGGGCAGTGATGCCACAACCTCAACTTCGTGTTGAGCGAGGAATTCCGGAAGATGCGTATATCCGGGGGCCGTCAGGATGGTCAGATTGCATCGATCAGTCACTCGGCAATTTCTGCTCCGCACTTCGCTCACAAACCATTCGAAGTGCGGATTCATTTCCGGTGCACCGCCAGTCAGGTCGACAGTCTCGATGGAACCTTCATCGATAACTCGAAGGCAGTGTTCAAAGACTTCTTTGCTCATCAATTCTCGCCGATCCGGCCCGGCGTCAACATGGCAATGTCGGCAAGTTTGGTTGCACAGTTTTCCCACATTCACCTGAAGTGTTCTTAAGGTGGATCGACGCAGAGCGGGGACGGAGTGTATTTCAAGTGTTGACTGAAATTCAGGGATAGTGTCCGAGTGACAAGTTGCGAGGATTTCTCTCTGTCTCGCCGCATCGGCCAGTGGGTGGCCTTGTCTGAGCAGCGTCAATGATGCCATGGTCATGTCCGGGGGTAAGATAATTCTGGCTGGATTTGCGATGAGCTGACGTCCAAAGTCCTGGGTGAAAAGCTTTCAAGGAATTGAAGGAACTCGTAAATTGTGTTTAGCAGCACGGTTCATCCATGTTGTCGCAATTCGAATTTGATTCCACGGTTGCTCGATAGTCTGCGCCTTTTGTTTCGGATGCTGTTCTGAGTTTCTGGCGTTTACAGTCGTACGGCGCTGCGTCTTCTGTGCGAATACTGATTCGTGGTTCAACGGGTTCGAAGAGTCCATTGTAGGGAGCACGCTGAAGCAGCTGGAATGTTTTGTCGCAAACTGCCATTCGCTGGCCCCGCACGTAAACATGGCCGTCATCATCTTCCACCCGACGAAACGGACCCTTATAAATCACCGCCTGGTTGCGTTCCAGACAGGGCCCCTGTTTGCCCTTCCACGCGACAACAGTGATGGACCGGAATTCGATGCCTTCGACGGTTTGCCAGGGTTCCGTCTGGCGCTTCGCAATGGAGATGCCATGGAAGCCTGCATCGGCAAACGCCTGAAGAAACAGGTCTTCCCGGAATGCTCCGGACAGGCACCCTGACCACAGATATCCATCCTTCTGCATGTGATCAGGGACAATTTCGTCGCTGACAATATCGCTGATCACTGCCCGTCCGCCACGTTTGAGGACGCGAAAAATTTCTCTGAATAGCTGATGACGGTCCTGCTGTCGTACCAGGTTCAGAACGCAATTTGAAACGACGCAGTCGGCGGAATCACTGGCAATCAGCGGTTGTTCTGTTCGAAGTTGTTCTTCCTGAGTGCGCTGATTCAGCCAGGCGGCCGAACTGTTGACAGGCTGATGCTGAAGTCGCTCATTCAGCAATTGAAGGTCGAGTTGCAGATCCTGGATCATTCCGTAGCGGAAGTCGACGTTGGAATAGCCAATCTCCTCTGCAATCTGATGCTGATATTTGCGAGCGAGTTCCAGCATATCGCTGTTACAGTCTACACCAATCACGCGCCCCCCGGGGCCAACGACCTGTGACATGATGTAGCAAAGTTTGCCGGCACCTGAACCCAGATCGATAACGGTGTCACCCGCGTCGACCCAGACACTTGGATCGCCGCATCCATAGTCCTTGTCGA
This portion of the Planctomycetaceae bacterium genome encodes:
- a CDS encoding methyltransferase domain-containing protein → MQESLPASNSPPEAAVYERYAAASRKVEPQLCCPIQYSGQYLEVIPQEIIDKDYGCGDPSVWVDAGDTVIDLGSGAGKLCYIMSQVVGPGGRVIGVDCNSDMLELARKYQHQIAEEIGYSNVDFRYGMIQDLQLDLQLLNERLQHQPVNSSAAWLNQRTQEEQLRTEQPLIASDSADCVVSNCVLNLVRQQDRHQLFREIFRVLKRGGRAVISDIVSDEIVPDHMQKDGYLWSGCLSGAFREDLFLQAFADAGFHGISIAKRQTEPWQTVEGIEFRSITVVAWKGKQGPCLERNQAVIYKGPFRRVEDDDGHVYVRGQRMAVCDKTFQLLQRAPYNGLFEPVEPRISIRTEDAAPYDCKRQKLRTASETKGADYRATVESNSNCDNMDEPCC